One window of the Staphylococcus equorum genome contains the following:
- a CDS encoding 2-hydroxymuconate tautomerase, whose amino-acid sequence MPIVNVKLLEGRSDDQLKDLVSEVTQAVEKTTGANKEAIQVVIEEMKASHYGVAGVRKSDQ is encoded by the coding sequence ATGCCAATCGTTAATGTAAAATTATTAGAAGGTCGTTCAGATGATCAACTTAAAGATTTAGTCTCTGAGGTAACACAAGCTGTAGAAAAAACTACAGGCGCTAATAAAGAAGCAATACAAGTTGTTATTGAAGAAATGAAAGCATCACACTATGGTGTTGCTGGCGTTAGAAAATCCGACCAATAA
- a CDS encoding LCP family protein → MNKDKKRSTSDANEETTQAPLRRVKKKRIRKLPFIILIIIILLAIVIGYAIHGYNSGIDYAKDHGKTLKEHKFNGAQKNDGKITVMVLGADKEQGGISRTDSIMIAQYDFVHKKLKMMSVMRDIYADIPGNGQHKINSAYSIGGPELMRKTLKKNLGVDPEYYAILDFTGFEKMIDELEPNGVPIDVEKDMSKNIGVSLKEGHHRLNGKELLGYARFRHDAEGDFGRVRRQQQVMQALKGELASIDTLPKLPRVAGILRGYLNTNMPDSAIMQAGLNFGIRGDKNVDSLTLPVEGSYQDIQTFGDGSALEIDKAKNKEEVQKFLNE, encoded by the coding sequence ATGAATAAGGACAAAAAAAGAAGTACATCAGATGCGAACGAAGAAACAACACAAGCCCCTTTACGAAGGGTGAAAAAGAAGCGGATTAGAAAGCTTCCCTTCATTATTTTAATTATCATTATCCTATTGGCGATAGTGATTGGTTATGCAATTCATGGTTATAATTCAGGTATTGATTATGCTAAAGACCATGGTAAAACACTGAAAGAGCATAAATTTAATGGTGCTCAAAAAAATGATGGTAAGATTACAGTCATGGTGTTAGGTGCAGATAAGGAGCAAGGCGGTATCTCCAGAACAGACTCTATCATGATTGCTCAATATGATTTTGTGCATAAAAAGTTGAAAATGATGTCTGTCATGCGTGATATCTATGCGGATATTCCTGGAAATGGGCAACATAAGATTAACTCTGCATATTCTATAGGCGGTCCAGAATTAATGAGAAAAACGCTGAAGAAAAACTTAGGTGTAGATCCTGAGTATTACGCTATTTTAGACTTTACTGGTTTTGAAAAAATGATTGATGAACTAGAACCTAACGGTGTACCTATAGATGTTGAAAAAGATATGTCGAAAAATATAGGTGTATCACTGAAAGAAGGTCACCATCGATTAAATGGTAAAGAGCTTTTAGGTTATGCTAGATTTAGACATGATGCTGAAGGGGACTTTGGTCGTGTCCGTAGACAACAACAAGTGATGCAAGCACTTAAAGGAGAACTTGCAAGTATCGATACACTTCCTAAATTGCCACGTGTTGCTGGTATTTTAAGAGGTTACTTGAATACGAACATGCCAGACTCTGCAATTATGCAAGCAGGTTTAAACTTTGGTATTCGAGGCGATAAAAATGTTGATTCTCTAACGTTACCTGTCGAAGGAAGTTACCAAGATATTCAAACATTTGGTGATGGTAGTGCATTAGAAATCGATAAAGCGAAAAATAAAGAAGAAGTTCAGAAGTTTTTAAACGAATAA
- the msrA gene encoding peptide-methionine (S)-S-oxide reductase MsrA — MNINKAYFAGGCFWCMVKPFDTYEGIEQVTSGYMGGTVDNPSYEQVKTGNTGHYETVEIEYDVALFSYNKLLEIFFSVIDPTDDGGQFQDRGSQYKTAIFYSNDNQKEVAETYIEKLKHTINRDKAIATQILPASKFYKAEAEHQEFYKKNPERYAEEQDERQNYKH, encoded by the coding sequence ATGAATATAAACAAAGCATACTTCGCCGGAGGTTGCTTTTGGTGTATGGTCAAGCCTTTTGACACGTATGAAGGTATTGAACAAGTAACCTCTGGTTATATGGGAGGTACAGTTGATAACCCGTCATATGAACAAGTCAAGACTGGCAACACTGGGCATTATGAAACCGTCGAAATCGAATATGATGTCGCATTGTTTTCATATAATAAATTATTAGAAATTTTCTTTTCTGTAATAGATCCAACTGATGACGGCGGACAATTCCAAGATAGAGGTTCACAGTATAAGACAGCTATTTTTTATTCTAATGACAATCAAAAGGAAGTAGCTGAAACGTATATCGAAAAATTAAAACACACGATTAATAGAGACAAAGCAATTGCAACTCAAATCTTGCCCGCTTCTAAATTTTATAAAGCTGAAGCAGAACATCAAGAATTTTATAAAAAAAATCCAGAGCGTTATGCCGAAGAACAAGATGAACGTCAAAATTATAAGCATTAA
- a CDS encoding D-ribose ABC transporter substrate-binding protein, which translates to MKKILISAIAILLFLTGCSLESPLENNDGGKSDKKKSDIVVGVSISTLNNPFFVKIKDGIEDEAKKQGVKVKFADAQDDAAKQANDIDDLIQQNVDYLIVNPTDSDAISGSIQIANDQNIPVVTLDREVAKGEVASFIASDNVKGGEMAANLIVDKFGKGTKVAELEGIPGASATRERGKGFHNVADDSLDVVSKQSAKFNRTEGLNVTQNIIQAHPDIKAIFAQNDEMALGAIEAVGSKDIKVIGFDGNEDAIKSVDKGKLYATVAQQPDLMGEESLKTVIDLHNGKEIEKKNKIPLEMKKQE; encoded by the coding sequence ATGAAAAAAATATTAATCAGTGCAATTGCTATTTTATTATTTTTAACAGGATGTTCACTTGAGTCTCCTTTGGAAAATAATGATGGTGGTAAGTCAGATAAGAAAAAATCTGATATTGTCGTCGGTGTAAGTATATCCACGTTAAACAACCCATTTTTTGTGAAAATTAAAGATGGTATTGAAGACGAGGCAAAAAAACAAGGTGTTAAAGTGAAGTTTGCAGATGCGCAAGATGATGCAGCAAAACAAGCAAACGATATTGATGATTTAATACAGCAAAATGTAGATTATCTTATTGTGAATCCTACAGACTCAGATGCAATTTCTGGTAGTATACAAATAGCGAATGATCAGAATATACCAGTAGTAACCTTAGATAGAGAAGTTGCTAAAGGGGAAGTCGCTTCATTTATTGCGTCAGATAACGTTAAAGGTGGGGAAATGGCTGCAAACCTCATCGTTGATAAATTTGGAAAAGGTACTAAAGTTGCAGAGTTAGAAGGTATACCTGGGGCAAGTGCTACAAGAGAACGTGGTAAAGGGTTCCATAACGTAGCAGATGACTCACTTGATGTGGTATCCAAACAAAGTGCGAAATTTAATAGAACAGAAGGATTGAACGTAACTCAAAATATTATTCAAGCACATCCAGATATTAAAGCCATCTTTGCACAAAATGATGAAATGGCATTAGGCGCAATAGAAGCGGTTGGCAGCAAAGATATTAAAGTTATTGGTTTCGATGGTAATGAAGATGCAATTAAATCAGTAGACAAAGGTAAGTTATATGCTACGGTCGCGCAACAACCTGATTTGATGGGTGAAGAAAGTTTGAAAACAGTAATAGATTTACACAATGGTAAGGAAATAGAGAAGAAGAATAAGATTCCATTAGAAATGAAAAAACAAGAGTAG
- a CDS encoding ABC transporter permease translates to MTQSKLSISYLEKIIPFIGLILLVIIISALNSAFLEPSNLFNLLRQVSINGLIAFGMTFVILTGGIDLSVGSTLALSSAMVAILMVSGVDSIIALLLGCIFGAVLGAVNGLLITLGKMAPFIATLATMTVFRGLTLVITDGNPITNLNGSYAFQLFGRGYFLGIPVPAVTMFVTFIILYILLHKTVFGRQTYAMGGNEKAAFISGIKVNKLKIMIYSLAGLMSAMAGAILTSRLNSAQPTAGMSYELDAIAAVVLGGTSLTGGKGRILGTLIGVLIIGVLNNGLNLLGVSSFYQQVVKGVVIIIAVLIDRKNK, encoded by the coding sequence ATGACACAGTCTAAATTATCAATTTCATATTTAGAAAAAATAATTCCATTTATTGGGTTAATCTTATTAGTTATTATCATTAGTGCATTAAACAGTGCATTTTTAGAACCATCCAACTTATTTAATTTACTGAGACAAGTATCGATTAATGGACTCATTGCATTTGGTATGACATTTGTTATTTTAACGGGCGGTATTGATTTGTCGGTCGGTTCTACATTGGCGTTATCAAGTGCAATGGTAGCAATTTTAATGGTATCAGGTGTAGATTCAATAATTGCCCTATTACTTGGATGTATCTTTGGTGCAGTTTTAGGGGCAGTTAATGGTTTGTTAATTACTTTAGGTAAGATGGCACCATTTATCGCAACGTTGGCTACTATGACCGTCTTTAGGGGCTTAACACTCGTAATTACGGATGGTAACCCGATTACAAACTTAAATGGGAGCTATGCATTCCAATTATTTGGTCGTGGTTACTTTTTAGGCATACCTGTTCCGGCAGTCACAATGTTTGTTACGTTTATCATTTTATATATTTTGCTACATAAAACAGTATTTGGTAGACAAACTTATGCTATGGGAGGTAATGAGAAGGCAGCATTTATTTCTGGTATTAAAGTAAATAAATTAAAAATCATGATTTATAGCTTAGCTGGCTTAATGTCGGCAATGGCAGGTGCAATATTAACATCACGTTTAAACTCTGCTCAACCAACAGCAGGGATGTCATATGAGCTAGATGCGATTGCAGCCGTTGTACTGGGTGGTACATCACTTACGGGTGGTAAGGGACGCATACTCGGTACATTAATCGGTGTACTTATTATCGGTGTGTTAAACAATGGTTTGAACTTATTAGGAGTTTCATCATTCTATCAACAGGTTGTTAAAGGTGTAGTGATTATCATAGCTGTATTAATTGATAGAAAGAATAAATAG
- a CDS encoding sugar ABC transporter ATP-binding protein codes for MIKMEQIYKSFGQNDVLRGVDFEIGDGEIHALMGENGAGKSTLMKILTGVYKSDSGSVEENGEAIQFKNTKDAELNGVSFIQQELNIWPNLTVLENLFLGKEETKFLSIVDNKAMKKQANAIFKKLNINIDLNKEAGALSVGMQQMLEISKALMQDSKVIIMDEPTAALTNNEIDILFEQIRKLKSEGVSFVYISHRMEEIFSISDRITVMRDGRSILTSATADTTNAKIVKAMIGRDLDNQYPDRHYTQDEEVVLSVKNLSSTEHKLNDIHFNLHKGEILGFSGLMGAGRSEIMRVLFGLDKGHMQVTLNNKQLQINNPNQSIKQGLAFITENRKEEGLVLQDSILENISLPALKSFSKSGFLTRSSMEQYAEQMIQRLNIKGKKNDACVDLSGGNQQKVVIAKWIATAPHVLILDEPTRGIDVGAKREIYQLMNELTERGMSIIMISSELPEIIGMSDRVAVVHEGNIAGVLEKASLTEERIMTLATGGEVHDTV; via the coding sequence ATGATAAAGATGGAACAAATATATAAATCATTTGGGCAAAATGACGTATTAAGAGGCGTGGATTTTGAAATCGGTGATGGTGAGATACATGCCTTAATGGGAGAAAATGGTGCTGGAAAAAGTACATTGATGAAAATACTCACTGGTGTATATAAGTCGGATAGTGGGTCTGTGGAAGAAAACGGTGAAGCGATTCAATTTAAAAATACCAAAGACGCGGAACTTAATGGTGTGTCGTTCATACAACAAGAGTTAAATATATGGCCTAATTTAACGGTATTAGAAAATTTATTTCTCGGTAAAGAGGAAACAAAGTTCTTAAGTATTGTTGATAATAAAGCGATGAAAAAACAGGCGAATGCTATTTTCAAAAAGTTGAATATTAATATTGACTTAAATAAAGAAGCGGGTGCTTTATCTGTAGGTATGCAACAGATGTTAGAAATTAGTAAAGCTTTAATGCAAGATTCAAAAGTCATTATTATGGATGAGCCTACTGCAGCATTAACAAATAACGAGATTGATATTTTATTTGAACAAATTCGAAAACTAAAAAGTGAAGGCGTGTCATTTGTCTATATCTCTCATAGAATGGAAGAAATTTTCAGTATTTCAGATCGTATTACAGTAATGCGAGACGGACGTTCTATTTTAACTTCTGCAACTGCAGATACAACAAATGCGAAGATTGTTAAGGCAATGATTGGTAGAGACTTAGATAATCAATACCCAGATAGACATTACACACAAGATGAGGAAGTTGTTCTTTCTGTTAAAAACCTCAGTTCAACTGAACATAAATTGAATGATATTCACTTTAATCTACATAAAGGTGAAATTTTAGGTTTTAGCGGATTGATGGGTGCAGGACGTTCTGAAATTATGCGTGTATTGTTCGGTTTAGATAAAGGGCATATGCAAGTAACGCTCAATAATAAACAATTACAGATAAATAATCCTAATCAATCTATCAAACAAGGCTTAGCATTTATCACAGAGAACAGAAAAGAAGAAGGTTTGGTGCTGCAAGATTCAATATTAGAAAATATCTCATTACCAGCGTTGAAAAGTTTTTCGAAATCCGGCTTTTTAACACGAAGTTCTATGGAGCAATATGCAGAACAAATGATTCAACGCTTGAATATTAAAGGTAAGAAAAATGATGCTTGTGTGGATTTATCAGGTGGTAACCAGCAAAAAGTTGTGATTGCCAAATGGATAGCGACTGCGCCACATGTTCTCATATTAGACGAGCCTACGCGTGGTATTGATGTAGGTGCGAAAAGAGAGATTTATCAATTGATGAATGAATTGACCGAACGAGGCATGTCTATCATTATGATTTCATCAGAATTACCTGAAATCATAGGTATGAGTGATAGAGTGGCCGTTGTGCATGAAGGAAATATTGCAGGCGTGTTAGAGAAAGCATCATTAACAGAAGAACGTATTATGACATTAGCTACTGGAGGGGAAGTACATGACACAGTCTAA
- the rbsD gene encoding D-ribose pyranase, translating into MYKTGILNSEISKLLSDLGHTDQIIIADCGLPVPEGVKKIDLALEFGKPSFIEVFNLIKKHMEIEQMTLAEEMITQNTTLYQTLSDENIEIQTTSHEQFKVQSKTVKAIIRTGEAKPFANVVLTSGVLF; encoded by the coding sequence ATGTATAAGACAGGTATATTAAATAGTGAAATTTCAAAATTGTTAAGTGATTTAGGGCATACAGATCAAATTATCATTGCAGATTGTGGACTTCCAGTTCCAGAAGGTGTGAAAAAGATTGATCTAGCATTGGAATTTGGAAAGCCTTCTTTTATAGAAGTGTTTAATCTTATAAAAAAACATATGGAAATCGAGCAAATGACATTAGCTGAAGAAATGATAACGCAAAACACGACATTATACCAGACATTATCAGATGAAAATATTGAAATTCAAACGACATCACATGAGCAATTCAAAGTCCAAAGTAAAACAGTTAAAGCCATCATTCGCACAGGCGAAGCTAAACCATTTGCTAATGTCGTACTAACAAGCGGTGTTTTATTTTAA
- a CDS encoding LacI family DNA-binding transcriptional regulator, which translates to MKAVTQIEVIALATIKEVAQLAGCSVATVSRAINNNGYVKAQTRAQIESAISELNYQPNEAARTLYKRKSKMIGLLLPDISNPFFTLIARGVEDVALAHGYQVLIGNSDNDIDKAKNYLSTFVAHNCTGMISTALNENVIENTLHSYGIPFVFVDRIHDGNKGISTNHFEGGQLQAQLIIEGQAQHVLIVHSDLNVRAFHSRVNGVETVLNQHNVSYCRCEEDQIDDEAQFIKQIRQNHIDSIICSNDLIAIKILGVIQQHGFKVPNEIQLVGYDDIPFAKMTFPQITTIDQSAYRIGELAVSKLLNLYEEGDEHHVDQVAITVRRRESTRF; encoded by the coding sequence ATGAAAGCGGTTACACAAATTGAGGTGATTGCATTGGCAACTATAAAAGAAGTAGCTCAATTGGCAGGATGCTCAGTAGCAACTGTCTCTAGAGCAATCAATAATAATGGTTACGTAAAAGCACAAACAAGAGCACAAATTGAAAGTGCGATTAGCGAGCTGAATTATCAACCGAATGAAGCGGCACGTACGCTGTATAAGCGAAAATCTAAAATGATAGGATTATTGCTTCCAGATATTAGTAATCCGTTTTTCACACTTATTGCTCGTGGAGTAGAAGATGTCGCTTTAGCACACGGTTACCAAGTATTGATAGGTAATAGCGATAACGATATTGATAAAGCGAAAAATTATCTTTCTACATTTGTAGCACACAATTGTACGGGTATGATTTCAACAGCACTAAATGAAAATGTAATTGAAAATACACTTCATTCATATGGTATTCCATTTGTATTTGTTGATCGCATTCATGATGGCAATAAAGGGATTTCAACAAATCATTTTGAAGGTGGCCAACTCCAAGCTCAATTAATCATTGAAGGACAGGCACAGCATGTATTAATCGTGCATTCTGATTTAAATGTACGTGCATTCCATTCACGCGTGAATGGTGTAGAAACAGTACTCAACCAACATAATGTGTCATATTGCCGTTGTGAAGAAGACCAAATAGATGACGAAGCACAATTTATTAAACAAATACGGCAAAATCATATCGATAGCATTATATGTAGTAATGATTTAATTGCGATTAAAATATTAGGTGTTATTCAACAACATGGATTTAAAGTGCCGAATGAGATACAACTTGTTGGCTATGATGACATACCATTTGCAAAAATGACATTTCCTCAAATTACAACAATAGACCAATCGGCATACCGTATAGGTGAGCTTGCTGTATCGAAACTACTCAATTTATATGAGGAGGGAGACGAACATCACGTTGATCAAGTAGCAATTACAGTGAGGCGAAGGGAAAGTACGAGATTTTAA
- the mprF gene encoding bifunctional lysylphosphatidylglycerol flippase/synthetase MprF, translating into MSKELRIKLFSILKIVFAVTLFIFVVFTLYKELSHINLKETVKSFGDINRVWLVALFLSGGLSIIVLSLYDVLLVKTLKLKLSLLKTIRIGYIVNALNAVVGFGGFIGASVRFLLYKNATDDKKALVHTISIVLISMLTGLSLLSILVVIQVFDVTHIFSPFPWIRWLLYIVALFLPIFIIITYIKPVKQSHKLLGVYCTVVSGVEWMIASFVLYMALVIVGIHIPFTTFIGIFIIASLSGLISFIPGGFGTFDLVVLLGLKSLNVPEEEIVLALLLYRFAYYLFPVLIALILSTFEFKSTAKRYWEDSKLMLPVKDMTSLVASYQKDIIARVPSFAIAVLLMYTSLISFLNNMTIIYDGLYDPNHYIYYIIVSVHTSACLLLLLNIIGVYHLSKRAILFSMISISLIFIVTAYTYASFILLSWLAVMFVLLLVFYRRSNTIKRPFRYTRLWLSVAVGSLILYTNHIVIDGTFYTLDIYHLEMDSSILRYYFWFTILLVAIIVGVIVWWFEYRYRVKNRSNNIAMCEAIIAQYGGNYLSHLIYSGDKYYFINEKEDAFIMYRYKYSAYIVLGDPVGNPESFHELLETFYREAQYLGYDVIFYQVSDKYMSLYHDFGNQFFKLGEEAVIDLTTFTTSGKKKRGLRATLNKFDDFNLTFEVLEPSFSPELLAELKNISDDWLAERNEMHFSVGSFNEHYLSQAPIAVIKDKNEAIIAFCTFMPTYYKATLSVDLIRWKPDSKLPLMDGLYLNMLLWAKAHNYEHFNMGMATLSNVGQVPFSFYGERIAGRVFEHFNGLYRFQGLRRYKEKFNPIWEPRFLVYRKHHSLWLSMLKVMRVIRKHK; encoded by the coding sequence ATGTCTAAGGAATTAAGAATTAAATTATTTTCTATATTAAAAATAGTATTTGCAGTTACATTATTTATTTTTGTTGTTTTCACATTATATAAAGAACTCTCACATATTAATCTTAAAGAAACAGTAAAATCATTTGGGGATATTAATAGAGTATGGTTAGTGGCTTTATTCTTAAGTGGTGGTTTATCTATTATTGTATTATCACTTTATGATGTCCTCTTAGTAAAAACGTTAAAGTTGAAACTCTCTTTATTGAAAACCATTCGTATTGGTTATATTGTAAATGCACTTAATGCTGTCGTAGGATTTGGAGGTTTTATTGGTGCAAGTGTACGTTTCTTATTGTACAAGAATGCAACCGATGATAAAAAGGCGTTAGTGCATACAATCTCTATTGTTTTAATATCAATGTTAACAGGACTTAGTTTACTGTCTATCCTTGTAGTGATTCAAGTATTTGACGTGACGCATATATTTAGTCCTTTTCCGTGGATTCGTTGGTTATTGTATATTGTGGCGCTATTTTTACCAATATTTATTATAATAACTTATATAAAACCAGTTAAACAATCACATAAATTACTTGGTGTTTATTGCACAGTTGTTTCTGGTGTTGAATGGATGATAGCTTCATTTGTATTATATATGGCTTTAGTCATTGTAGGCATCCACATACCATTTACGACATTTATTGGTATTTTTATTATTGCGTCATTATCAGGTTTGATTAGTTTTATCCCTGGTGGATTTGGAACATTTGATTTAGTCGTCTTATTAGGTTTGAAAAGCTTAAATGTACCGGAAGAAGAAATTGTTTTAGCATTATTACTCTATCGTTTTGCTTATTATTTATTCCCAGTGTTAATCGCGCTGATTCTTTCTACATTTGAATTCAAGAGTACTGCAAAACGCTATTGGGAAGATTCAAAGCTTATGTTACCAGTGAAAGATATGACATCACTTGTAGCATCGTATCAAAAAGATATTATTGCAAGAGTACCGTCGTTTGCAATTGCGGTATTACTGATGTATACAAGCTTAATATCTTTTTTAAATAACATGACGATTATATATGATGGTTTATATGATCCTAATCATTATATTTATTACATTATCGTATCAGTGCATACATCGGCATGTTTACTTTTATTATTAAATATAATTGGTGTATATCATCTATCTAAACGTGCTATTTTATTTTCAATGATTTCGATTAGTTTAATATTTATTGTTACAGCCTATACTTATGCTTCTTTTATACTACTGAGTTGGCTTGCAGTTATGTTTGTCCTACTATTGGTATTTTATAGACGTTCGAATACAATTAAAAGACCATTTAGATATACAAGGTTATGGTTAAGTGTCGCTGTAGGTTCACTTATTTTGTATACTAATCATATTGTTATAGATGGTACATTCTATACATTAGATATTTATCATTTGGAAATGGACAGTTCAATATTAAGGTATTATTTCTGGTTTACGATTTTACTCGTTGCTATTATTGTGGGTGTAATCGTCTGGTGGTTTGAGTATCGTTATAGAGTAAAGAATAGAAGTAATAATATTGCAATGTGCGAAGCAATCATAGCGCAATATGGCGGTAACTATTTAAGCCATTTAATATACAGTGGAGATAAGTATTATTTTATCAATGAAAAAGAAGATGCCTTTATTATGTATCGTTATAAATACAGTGCATATATTGTATTAGGTGACCCAGTAGGCAATCCAGAATCATTTCATGAATTATTAGAGACGTTTTACCGTGAAGCGCAATACTTAGGATACGATGTGATTTTTTATCAAGTAAGTGATAAATATATGTCACTTTACCATGATTTTGGCAATCAATTTTTCAAGTTAGGTGAAGAAGCGGTTATAGATTTAACTACATTTACTACATCAGGTAAAAAGAAACGTGGCTTACGTGCAACATTAAATAAGTTTGATGATTTTAATCTAACTTTTGAAGTTTTAGAACCATCGTTTTCACCCGAATTACTTGCGGAGTTGAAAAACATTAGTGACGATTGGCTAGCAGAAAGAAATGAAATGCATTTTTCTGTAGGTAGCTTTAATGAGCATTATTTATCGCAAGCACCTATAGCGGTCATTAAAGATAAAAATGAAGCTATCATCGCATTTTGTACCTTTATGCCTACGTATTACAAAGCAACACTTTCTGTAGATTTAATTCGTTGGAAGCCAGATAGTAAGTTACCTTTAATGGATGGTTTATATTTGAATATGTTGTTATGGGCAAAGGCGCATAATTATGAGCACTTTAACATGGGTATGGCTACATTATCTAATGTAGGGCAAGTGCCGTTCTCATTTTATGGAGAGAGAATCGCAGGTAGAGTGTTTGAGCATTTTAATGGTTTGTATAGATTTCAAGGTCTCAGAAGATACAAAGAGAAATTTAATCCTATTTGGGAACCGAGATTTTTAGTTTATAGAAAACATCATTCATTATGGCTTAGTATGTTAAAAGTGATGCGTGTAATTAGAAAGCATAAATAA
- a CDS encoding AI-2E family transporter, translated as MSNEENIKQEKKSGKDKLKLSFPETRFMKFLGGKDLLFGLLILILVGFSIFIFDQVSYIFKPFIIVFNTLAAPIIVSIILYYLFNPVVNLMERYNIPRVWGVIILFLLIVGVISLAINLLIPVIGSQFKSFGNNFPYYVDKVNQFIDSLTKFSVISNFYTQIQDQLDTLAKKLPSMVSDYFNGFGSKVKNFAEALVNVGVVIATTPFVLFFMLKDGYRFKDFSTKLMPPKFRKDFHDLLDKMSVQVGSYIQGQIVVSFCIGILLFIGYSIIGLDYSLILASIAAVTSVVPYIGPTIAISPAIIIALITSPIMLLKLIVVWTAVQFIEGHFISPNVMGKTLKIHPLTIIFILLSAGNLLGVVGVILGIPAYAILKVLISHLYSMYKRRYNKYYGQDAGEYQTSSEEEIR; from the coding sequence ATGTCGAATGAAGAAAATATAAAGCAAGAAAAAAAGAGTGGAAAAGATAAATTGAAACTGAGTTTTCCAGAAACCCGCTTCATGAAGTTTTTAGGCGGTAAAGATTTACTTTTTGGTTTGTTGATTTTAATATTAGTAGGTTTCTCAATTTTTATATTTGATCAAGTTTCTTACATTTTCAAACCATTTATTATCGTATTTAATACGCTTGCAGCACCTATCATTGTTTCAATTATTCTCTATTATTTATTTAACCCGGTAGTTAATTTAATGGAACGATATAATATTCCAAGAGTTTGGGGCGTTATCATTTTATTCCTACTCATCGTTGGTGTAATATCATTGGCAATTAATCTACTTATCCCAGTGATTGGGTCTCAATTCAAAAGTTTTGGTAATAATTTCCCATACTATGTCGATAAAGTGAATCAATTTATTGATAGTCTTACTAAATTTTCTGTGATATCTAATTTCTATACGCAGATTCAAGATCAACTTGATACTTTAGCCAAAAAATTACCAAGTATGGTTTCTGATTATTTTAATGGTTTTGGATCTAAAGTTAAGAATTTTGCTGAAGCATTAGTCAATGTTGGTGTAGTAATTGCAACAACACCATTTGTATTATTCTTTATGTTAAAAGATGGTTATCGTTTTAAAGATTTTTCTACAAAATTAATGCCACCAAAATTCAGAAAAGATTTTCATGATTTATTAGACAAAATGAGTGTTCAAGTAGGTTCTTATATCCAAGGACAAATTGTTGTTTCGTTCTGTATTGGAATTCTATTATTTATTGGTTATAGTATTATCGGATTAGATTATAGTTTAATCTTAGCATCTATTGCAGCTGTAACGAGTGTAGTACCTTATATTGGTCCTACGATTGCTATTTCACCTGCAATTATCATTGCATTAATTACTTCGCCAATTATGTTATTGAAATTAATTGTCGTGTGGACGGCTGTACAATTTATTGAAGGGCACTTTATTTCACCGAATGTAATGGGTAAAACACTGAAAATACATCCACTAACAATTATTTTCATCTTGTTAAGTGCGGGTAACTTACTCGGTGTAGTTGGTGTTATTTTAGGTATACCAGCTTACGCTATTTTGAAAGTGCTTATTTCACACTTATATTCTATGTATAAACGTAGATATAATAAATATTATGGTCAAGATGCAGGTGAGTATCAAACTTCATCAGAAGAAGAAATTCGTTAA